One region of Manis pentadactyla isolate mManPen7 chromosome 9, mManPen7.hap1, whole genome shotgun sequence genomic DNA includes:
- the CSKMT gene encoding citrate synthase-lysine N-methyltransferase CSKMT, mitochondrial → MAASLGTLHVGTLAVGARRAFAGSLAGSSLADRCLWDKLHARYRLDSTPTFDWFFGYKEAQGLLLPLLQEARTTCPRVLDVGCGTSSLCIGLYTKCPHPVDIMGVDFSPVAVAHMSSLLEGRQGQTPLCPGHHASQLNFKQADVKNLQPVASSGSFHLVVDKGTWDAVARGGLPGAYQLLSECLRVLSPQGTLIQFSDEDPDVRLPCLEQGSQGWTVTVQELGPFRGITYFAYLIQRSH, encoded by the exons ATGGCCGCGTCGCTCGGAACCCTCCACGTGGGGACCCTGGCTGTGGGGGCTCGCCGCGCCTTTGCGG GCTCTCTGGCGGGTAGCTCCCTAGCAGACCGGTGCCTCTGGGATAAGCTCCACGCCCGGTATCGTCTGGACAGCACCCCCACCTTTGACTGGTTCTTTGGGTACAAGGAAGCCCAGGGACTCCTACTGCCGCTGCTACAGGAGGCACGGACTACCTGTCCACGTGTATTGGATGTAGGCTGTGGGACCTCGAGCCTTTGTATAGGCCTCTACACGAAGTGCCCACATCCTGTGGACATAATGGGGGTGGACTTCTCTCCTGTGGCTGTGGCCCACATGAGCAGCCTCCTAGAAGGACGCCAAGGCCAAACACCCCTGTGCCCTGGGCACCATGCCTCCCAACTCAACTTCAAGCAGGCTGATGTCAAGAATTTGCAGCCAGTGGCTTCCTCAGGCTCCTTCCATCTAGTGGTGGACAAGGGCACCTGGGATGCTGTTGCTCGGGGTGGTTTGCCTGGGGCTTACCAGCTGCTGTCAGAATGCTTGAGGGTCCTAAGTCCTCAGGGAACCCTGATTCAGTTCTCAGATGAGGACCCTGATGTGCGGCTGCCCTGCCTTGAGCAAGGGTCTCAAGGCTGGACTGTGACTGTGCAGGAGCTGGGCCCTTTCAGGGGCATCACCTACTTTGCTTACTTGATTCAAAGGTCTCATTAA